One window of Robiginitalea biformata HTCC2501 genomic DNA carries:
- the pxpA gene encoding 5-oxoprolinase subunit PxpA → MPNFEIDLNCDVGEGVGNEQELFPHISSCNIACGGHAGNRESMKEIVTLAGKAGVRAGAHPSYPDRENFGRKHMQLTARELEESLLEQLQLLDEVAAAAGVPLHHIKAHGALYNDLAANPALAREYLRILTPYRESRVLFVPAGSDLMRRALSLGYRVWGEAFADRAYNADGSLVARSEPGAVLTEPSRVFRQVRDLVLRGRATTPEGREIKLSPDTICIHGDTPGALEILMYLSLELPKESIRLLS, encoded by the coding sequence ATGCCAAATTTCGAGATCGATTTAAACTGCGACGTAGGAGAGGGGGTGGGGAACGAGCAGGAGTTGTTTCCCCATATCAGCTCCTGCAATATCGCCTGCGGGGGACATGCCGGCAACCGGGAATCCATGAAAGAAATTGTCACCCTGGCCGGAAAAGCAGGGGTTCGGGCCGGCGCCCACCCTTCGTATCCCGACCGGGAGAACTTTGGGAGGAAACACATGCAACTTACAGCCCGGGAACTGGAAGAATCGCTCCTGGAACAACTACAGCTGCTGGATGAGGTGGCGGCGGCCGCCGGCGTGCCTTTGCATCATATCAAGGCACATGGAGCCCTCTATAACGACCTGGCGGCAAACCCGGCACTGGCCCGGGAGTACCTCCGGATCCTCACCCCGTACCGGGAGAGCCGGGTATTGTTCGTACCTGCAGGTTCCGACCTGATGCGCCGCGCATTATCCCTGGGCTACCGGGTCTGGGGCGAAGCGTTCGCGGACCGGGCGTACAACGCCGACGGAAGTTTGGTTGCCCGATCCGAGCCGGGAGCCGTTCTGACCGAACCCTCCCGGGTATTCCGGCAGGTTCGGGACCTGGTTTTGCGCGGCCGGGCCACCACTCCGGAGGGCCGGGAGATTAAGCTGTCACCGGATACCATTTGCATCCACGGGGATACGCCCGGCGCATTGGAAATATTAATGTATCTTTCTCTCGAATTACCCAAAGAATCAATCCGACTGCTATCGTGA
- a CDS encoding Nramp family divalent metal transporter — MFKKSGPGMLIAAAFIGPGTVTTCLRAGVEMGYALLWALLLSVVATIVLQEMAGRLGLVTRRGLPSLIRKRVTLPWLRILMVGLILVAIVAGNAAYEAGNIAGGVLGLEALLGSGAFGVYPWICGSLAFILLWLGSYKALERVFTGLVLLMSLSFLITAFLVQPDIPALFRGLVTPNLDGDSIFTVLALIGTTVVPYNLFLYTALVTEKWENSGAVQSMRRDIFWSVAIGGVVSMSIVVTAAGSGMGVVADVLDLAAALEPIYGKAARFGLGVGLFAAGISSAITAPLAAAYVSRQTFDWPADRKDWRFRSVWVGVLIIGVLSLSLEYRPLEIIYVAQIANAIVLPVIAAFLWWMIRSRQLMGDQRNTVARDLVALVIIGIVTLLAAKTIYSILIE, encoded by the coding sequence ATGTTTAAAAAGTCCGGTCCGGGAATGCTTATTGCCGCGGCCTTTATCGGCCCGGGAACCGTTACCACCTGCCTGAGGGCAGGGGTGGAGATGGGGTATGCACTTTTGTGGGCGCTGCTGTTGTCCGTGGTTGCCACCATTGTCCTGCAGGAAATGGCCGGAAGGCTTGGGCTGGTCACGAGGCGCGGGTTGCCGTCCCTTATACGGAAACGGGTAACCCTTCCCTGGCTCCGGATCCTGATGGTGGGACTGATACTCGTTGCCATCGTAGCGGGGAACGCAGCCTATGAAGCGGGGAATATAGCCGGCGGCGTCCTGGGCCTGGAGGCGCTCCTGGGTTCCGGTGCCTTTGGCGTCTATCCCTGGATATGCGGTTCCCTGGCATTTATCCTCCTCTGGCTGGGGTCCTACAAAGCGCTGGAACGCGTTTTCACAGGGCTGGTACTTCTTATGAGCCTCTCCTTTTTGATAACGGCATTCCTGGTACAACCCGATATCCCGGCACTGTTCCGCGGGCTGGTGACGCCCAACCTGGACGGGGATTCCATATTTACGGTCCTGGCGCTGATCGGCACCACGGTGGTACCCTACAACCTGTTCCTCTATACGGCCCTTGTAACGGAAAAATGGGAAAACTCGGGGGCTGTCCAAAGCATGCGTCGGGATATATTCTGGTCGGTGGCCATTGGCGGCGTGGTATCCATGTCTATTGTAGTGACTGCGGCCGGATCCGGGATGGGGGTTGTGGCGGACGTCCTTGACCTGGCCGCGGCCCTGGAACCCATTTATGGAAAGGCTGCCCGGTTCGGGTTGGGGGTAGGGCTATTTGCAGCCGGGATTAGTTCGGCCATCACGGCCCCGTTGGCGGCGGCCTATGTTTCCCGCCAAACCTTTGACTGGCCTGCGGACAGGAAGGATTGGCGATTCCGGTCCGTATGGGTTGGGGTACTGATCATCGGGGTGTTATCCCTGTCGCTGGAATATCGCCCCCTGGAAATTATCTATGTAGCCCAGATTGCCAATGCCATTGTACTGCCGGTTATTGCAGCCTTCCTCTGGTGGATGATCCGCAGTCGCCAACTCATGGGGGACCAGCGGAATACCGTAGCAAGGGACCTCGTGGCCCTGGTGATAATCGGCATAGTTACCCTGCTGGCGGCCAAAACCATTTATTCCATTTTAATCGAATGA
- a CDS encoding pyridoxal phosphate-dependent aminotransferase: MTTTDRRNWLRTVALGGGFALLGGAPQLVHGASRTENPAISARGPIRLSSNENPLGPSERVRRALSERMDLGCRYPYSYMGPLVSAIAAREEVPESCVVLTGGSTEGLKAAGLVYGLNNGEIIAADPTFQALLRYAELFGAYVHRVPLDDKLVHDLDAMERRVTSKTRLIFLCNPNNPSGTILDGNTLRDFCTSVDSRAVVFSDEAYFDYITEPDYPSMVELVREGRNVIVSRTFSKVYGLAGFRIGYLVARPDIASRLREALMAHTGTPALIAAEAALGDDDFYKESLKQNEMAKKSIYATLEDLGLPAVKSHTNFVFFKSGMDIRTLQSRMESEGVLIGRPFPPLYDWARISTGRMEEVAAFGNALKKVIG; encoded by the coding sequence ATGACAACAACTGACAGAAGAAACTGGCTGCGGACGGTGGCCCTGGGCGGGGGGTTCGCGCTCCTGGGGGGCGCCCCGCAACTGGTTCATGGCGCAAGCCGCACGGAAAATCCGGCAATTTCAGCCAGGGGCCCGATCCGCCTGAGTTCCAACGAAAATCCGCTCGGCCCCTCGGAGCGCGTTCGTCGTGCCCTCAGCGAGCGGATGGACCTGGGCTGTCGCTACCCGTATTCCTACATGGGGCCGCTGGTGTCTGCCATTGCCGCCCGGGAAGAAGTCCCGGAATCCTGTGTGGTCCTGACGGGGGGATCCACGGAAGGCCTGAAGGCCGCCGGACTGGTCTACGGACTGAACAATGGGGAAATAATCGCGGCAGACCCTACTTTCCAGGCCCTGCTTCGGTATGCGGAACTCTTCGGGGCCTACGTACACCGGGTACCCCTGGACGACAAGCTGGTACACGACCTGGACGCCATGGAGCGGCGCGTAACCTCCAAAACCCGGTTGATTTTCCTATGCAACCCCAACAACCCGTCCGGGACCATCCTGGATGGGAATACATTGCGCGATTTTTGTACTTCAGTGGATAGCAGGGCGGTAGTTTTCAGCGACGAGGCCTACTTTGACTATATTACAGAACCCGACTATCCCTCCATGGTAGAACTCGTGCGTGAAGGCAGGAACGTGATCGTTTCCCGTACTTTTTCCAAAGTGTACGGGCTTGCCGGCTTTCGCATCGGCTACCTGGTGGCCCGGCCCGATATTGCCAGCCGGCTGCGCGAGGCGCTGATGGCCCATACCGGTACTCCGGCACTGATTGCCGCCGAGGCGGCACTGGGCGATGACGATTTCTATAAGGAAAGTCTGAAGCAGAACGAAATGGCTAAAAAAAGCATCTACGCCACCCTGGAGGACCTGGGTTTGCCGGCTGTAAAATCCCATACAAACTTTGTGTTTTTCAAAAGCGGCATGGATATTCGGACGCTCCAGTCCCGGATGGAGTCCGAGGGGGTGCTGATCGGTCGGCCCTTCCCCCCGCTCTACGATTGGGCGCGCATCAGTACGGGTCGGATGGAGGAAGTAGCTGCTTTTGGCAATGCCCTGAAAAAGGTAATAGGCTGA
- the ilvD gene encoding dihydroxy-acid dehydratase, which translates to MNLNKYSKNVTQDPTQPAAQAMLYAIGLTEEDLEKPLIGIASTGYEGNPCNMHLNDLALHVKEGVNRSDLVGLIFNTIGVSDGISMGTYGMRYSLPSRDIIADSMETVVQAMNYDGLVTVVGCDKNMPGALMAMIRLNRPSVMVYGGTIASGCLNNRKLDVVSAFEAWGQKVAGNMQEEEYKQVIQNACPGAGACGGMYTANTMASAIEALGMALPYNSSNPATGSEKQEDCTRAGQAVRTLLEKDIKPLDIITKKSLENAIRLVVVMGGSTNAVLHFLAIAKAARVPFTLDDFQRISDETPFLADLKPSGKYLMEDVHRVGGVPAVLKFLLAEGMLHGDCLTVTGKTLAENLKDVPDLEAGQEVIRPLSDPIKKTGHLRILYGNLAPTGSVAKITGKEGLRFQGPARVFEDEFEANRGIGEGKVSRGDVVVIRYEGPQGGPGMPEMLKPTSAIMGAGLGKDVALITDGRFSGGTHGFVVGHVTPEAQAGGPIALLRDGDIITIDAEANTLSVDLSDEELNRRRAAWKAPELKVKRGSLYKYAKTVSSASEGCVTDEI; encoded by the coding sequence ATGAACCTGAACAAATACAGTAAAAACGTCACACAGGACCCCACCCAACCGGCAGCGCAGGCCATGCTTTATGCCATTGGCCTGACCGAGGAGGACCTTGAAAAACCCCTGATCGGGATTGCCAGCACCGGGTATGAAGGCAACCCGTGCAACATGCACCTGAACGATCTGGCGCTGCACGTGAAGGAAGGCGTGAACCGCTCCGATCTGGTAGGGCTGATTTTCAATACGATCGGGGTGAGTGACGGGATATCCATGGGAACCTACGGGATGCGTTATTCCCTCCCTTCCCGGGATATTATTGCCGATTCCATGGAGACCGTGGTCCAGGCGATGAACTACGACGGCCTGGTAACTGTAGTGGGCTGTGACAAGAACATGCCCGGGGCGCTGATGGCGATGATCCGCCTGAACCGCCCCTCCGTAATGGTTTACGGGGGAACCATTGCATCCGGTTGCCTGAACAACCGGAAACTCGATGTGGTATCGGCTTTTGAGGCCTGGGGCCAGAAAGTGGCCGGGAATATGCAGGAGGAGGAATACAAACAAGTAATCCAGAACGCCTGCCCGGGAGCTGGTGCCTGTGGCGGGATGTATACGGCCAACACGATGGCATCGGCTATCGAAGCCCTGGGGATGGCCCTGCCTTACAACTCTTCGAACCCAGCCACCGGTTCGGAAAAGCAGGAAGATTGCACCCGCGCCGGCCAGGCGGTGCGCACCTTGCTCGAAAAAGATATCAAGCCGCTCGACATTATTACAAAAAAGTCCCTGGAGAATGCCATCCGCCTCGTAGTGGTGATGGGGGGGTCCACGAATGCCGTCCTGCACTTCCTGGCCATTGCCAAGGCAGCGCGCGTACCGTTTACCCTGGACGATTTCCAGCGGATCAGTGACGAAACGCCCTTTTTGGCAGACCTGAAGCCCAGCGGCAAATACCTGATGGAAGATGTCCACCGGGTGGGCGGCGTGCCTGCCGTCCTTAAATTCCTGCTCGCTGAAGGCATGCTCCACGGGGATTGCCTGACAGTTACTGGAAAAACCCTTGCCGAGAACCTAAAGGATGTCCCGGATCTGGAAGCCGGTCAGGAGGTTATCCGGCCCCTTTCCGACCCGATCAAGAAAACCGGGCACCTGCGTATCCTGTACGGGAACCTCGCACCCACAGGTTCGGTTGCCAAAATCACCGGGAAGGAGGGACTCCGGTTCCAGGGACCCGCCCGCGTATTTGAGGACGAATTTGAAGCAAACCGGGGCATAGGCGAAGGCAAAGTTTCCCGGGGGGATGTGGTAGTCATCCGCTACGAAGGTCCCCAGGGTGGGCCTGGTATGCCCGAAATGCTCAAGCCCACCAGTGCCATCATGGGGGCCGGCCTGGGCAAGGATGTGGCCCTGATCACCGATGGCCGCTTTTCGGGTGGTACCCACGGATTTGTAGTGGGGCATGTAACACCCGAAGCACAGGCCGGAGGCCCGATTGCCCTGCTCCGGGACGGGGACATCATCACCATCGACGCCGAAGCCAATACGCTTTCGGTAGACCTGAGCGACGAGGAGCTCAACCGGCGGCGGGCAGCCTGGAAGGCCCCTGAACTAAAGGTGAAGCGGGGCAGCCTGTACAAATATGCCAAAACGGTTTCATCGGCCTCTGAAGGCTGTGTTACCGATGAAATTTGA
- a CDS encoding 5-oxoprolinase subunit C family protein produces MLKVKKAGFYTSVQDRGRFGYRHQGVPVSGACDLIAAGRANSLLENDPDAALLEITMQGPELVFNEPTYIALSGADMEVTLDGEVLAMEQVHRVGGGSELRCSRTRNGFRTYLGIKGGLLTESVLGSRSYYPPVTRHRKLSALMELPYEPTEAFEPKLLKLSPSEFWKEEKLEAFPGPEYDLLSQKQREMLFSTRFTLGKEHDRMACQLQEHLPGHLIRMITSATLPGTVQLTPAGRLIILLRDGQTTGGYPRVLQLASRSVSVLAQKHSADRVRFVSAGN; encoded by the coding sequence ATGCTAAAGGTTAAAAAGGCGGGATTTTACACTTCCGTCCAGGATCGCGGCCGATTCGGATACCGCCACCAGGGCGTACCGGTATCCGGAGCCTGTGACCTCATCGCTGCAGGCAGGGCGAATTCCCTCCTGGAAAACGACCCGGATGCCGCCTTGCTGGAAATCACCATGCAAGGCCCCGAATTGGTGTTTAATGAACCCACCTATATTGCGCTTAGCGGGGCCGATATGGAAGTGACTCTCGACGGGGAAGTACTGGCCATGGAACAGGTCCACCGGGTAGGGGGGGGCAGTGAACTCCGTTGCAGCCGTACGCGAAACGGATTCCGGACGTACCTGGGAATCAAAGGGGGGCTGCTGACCGAATCGGTCCTCGGCAGCCGGTCGTATTATCCGCCGGTAACCAGGCACCGGAAATTGTCTGCCCTGATGGAACTGCCCTATGAGCCTACGGAGGCATTCGAACCAAAACTCCTGAAACTGAGCCCTTCTGAATTCTGGAAGGAGGAAAAACTGGAGGCGTTTCCGGGGCCGGAATACGACCTGCTCAGCCAGAAACAACGGGAAATGCTATTTTCCACGCGTTTTACCCTGGGCAAGGAACACGACCGGATGGCCTGCCAACTGCAGGAACACCTTCCCGGACATTTGATCCGGATGATTACTTCAGCCACCCTGCCCGGGACCGTCCAACTGACCCCCGCAGGCCGCCTGATCATCCTGCTTCGAGACGGGCAAACCACCGGAGGGTATCCCCGGGTCCTGCAACTCGCATCCCGGTCCGTTTCCGTCCTGGCCCAGAAACATTCGGCAGACCGCGTGCGTTTTGTAAGCGCCGGGAATTAG
- a CDS encoding YifB family Mg chelatase-like AAA ATPase, giving the protein MLAKVYGCAVLGIDALPVTIEVNINPGIGYHLVGLPDSAIRESNYRIAAALGNHGFRIPGKKITINMAPADLRKEGSAYDLPLAMGILVASGQLRKDGLDRCMLMGELSLDGELQPLKGALSMALQAKEAGFRHLIVPAGNALEAAVVEGLWVLGARTLSDVIEHFRGRKLLERVAGKDFLPGQIQDAKFPDFREIKGQETVKRCMEIAAAGGHNVVLIGPPGSGKTMLARRLPGILPPMTRDEALETTKIHSVSAVQPAGGLIAERPFRNPHHTISDVALVGGGAYPQPGEISLAHNGVLFLDELPEFRRQVLEVLRQPLEDRNITISRSRFRITYPCSFMLVASMNPTPGGHFPEDTGGHSVQESEMRKYLGRISGPLLDRIDLHMEVRPVPFRQLSDSRCGESSAVIRNRVVRAREVQGHRLSGTGAYCNAQMDVRMIREHCRLKPGPGKLLARAMERLHLSARAYDRILKVARTIADLQGRRTIGESEIAEAIQYRSLDRFGSPGSEW; this is encoded by the coding sequence ATGCTAGCAAAGGTTTACGGATGCGCCGTACTGGGTATTGATGCCCTGCCTGTCACCATAGAAGTCAATATTAACCCGGGCATCGGTTACCACCTTGTAGGCCTGCCCGACAGTGCCATCCGGGAGAGCAATTACCGGATTGCCGCAGCCCTGGGGAACCACGGTTTTCGCATCCCCGGTAAGAAAATCACCATCAACATGGCGCCGGCCGACCTCCGCAAGGAGGGATCGGCATACGACCTGCCACTTGCCATGGGAATCCTTGTAGCCTCCGGTCAGCTCCGGAAGGACGGACTGGATCGGTGCATGCTGATGGGCGAGCTTTCACTGGACGGGGAATTGCAACCTTTAAAAGGGGCGCTATCTATGGCCCTGCAGGCGAAGGAAGCGGGCTTTCGACACCTGATTGTACCGGCCGGAAACGCTCTTGAGGCAGCTGTTGTGGAAGGACTTTGGGTGTTGGGGGCCCGGACCCTCTCGGATGTCATTGAACATTTTCGCGGCAGAAAACTCCTGGAACGGGTAGCGGGGAAAGACTTCCTGCCGGGGCAAATACAGGATGCAAAATTCCCGGATTTCAGGGAGATAAAGGGGCAGGAAACGGTAAAGCGCTGTATGGAAATTGCAGCGGCAGGCGGGCACAATGTGGTACTGATCGGCCCGCCGGGTTCCGGGAAAACGATGCTGGCCCGTCGCCTTCCCGGCATCCTGCCTCCCATGACCCGTGACGAGGCGCTGGAAACGACCAAAATACACAGCGTATCTGCTGTACAGCCTGCCGGCGGCCTTATCGCGGAACGCCCGTTCCGCAACCCGCATCATACCATTTCGGATGTGGCGCTCGTGGGAGGCGGGGCCTATCCGCAACCCGGCGAAATTTCCCTGGCCCATAATGGGGTACTTTTCCTGGATGAGCTACCTGAATTCAGGAGGCAGGTGCTCGAGGTCCTGCGGCAACCCCTGGAAGACCGGAACATCACCATCTCCCGTTCCCGATTCCGCATCACCTATCCGTGTAGTTTTATGCTGGTGGCGAGCATGAACCCTACTCCCGGCGGGCATTTTCCCGAGGACACGGGGGGTCACAGCGTACAGGAATCGGAAATGCGAAAATACCTGGGGCGAATATCCGGGCCGTTGTTGGATCGCATCGACCTGCACATGGAGGTGCGGCCGGTCCCGTTCCGCCAATTGTCCGATTCCCGGTGCGGGGAGAGCAGTGCAGTTATCCGCAACCGGGTGGTACGCGCCCGGGAGGTACAGGGACATCGGCTGTCCGGCACCGGGGCCTATTGCAACGCGCAAATGGACGTCCGGATGATCCGCGAACATTGCCGTTTAAAGCCCGGTCCCGGGAAGCTCCTCGCCCGGGCCATGGAACGGCTGCACCTCTCCGCCAGGGCCTACGACCGGATTTTGAAGGTAGCCCGGACCATTGCGGATTTGCAGGGGAGGCGAACCATAGGGGAATCGGAAATTGCAGAAGCCATCCAATACCGCAGCCTGGATCGTTTCGGCAGCCCGGGAAGCGAATGGTAG
- a CDS encoding serine hydrolase domain-containing protein, translating to MWRIKIAVFITFLILILGVSLGTSGPVEGRKTGKAGEESAARREGYKPREGFNQMEAVRFRKSRKEIAEAVRRYFQEALASGDIVGAGVSIVLGDSVLLSDGYGLRNSNHPDPVDARTVFRLGSLSKGFAGILAANLADQQLLSPEDPVIRYIPEFRFGDAGHTRGVNLGHLLTHTSGAPYHSYTNLVEAGLDLTEIAGRFDEVSPIGKPGSVYSYQNALFALSGEIMERVTGQPLGRLLEERFFKPLEMCATGTDHESLLKAVNIALPHTKRRKGWRPRKLTDNYYNAIAAGGINASALDMAQWMHLLLGRYPEILSEGARQIAFNPRVEIPGRSKYYQRWPGHVSSHYGFGWRIHKFREKGSGQLQTMVHHGGSVNGFRNEIALYPESELGICVLLNSHSRLASHVIPDLYEIVRDIHYCADSHLALNN from the coding sequence ATGTGGCGTATCAAAATTGCGGTATTCATCACCTTCCTGATCCTGATACTCGGGGTATCCCTGGGCACTTCGGGCCCGGTAGAAGGTCGGAAAACCGGAAAGGCCGGGGAGGAATCTGCAGCCCGCCGGGAGGGATACAAGCCAAGGGAGGGATTCAACCAAATGGAGGCTGTCCGATTCCGGAAAAGCCGGAAGGAAATCGCGGAGGCTGTTCGCCGTTATTTCCAGGAAGCCCTGGCCTCCGGGGATATCGTTGGGGCCGGGGTAAGTATTGTGCTGGGCGATAGCGTCCTTCTCAGCGACGGATACGGCCTCAGGAACAGCAACCACCCGGATCCGGTGGATGCGCGAACCGTCTTCAGGCTGGGTTCGCTGTCCAAGGGGTTTGCGGGCATCCTGGCCGCGAATCTAGCCGACCAACAATTGCTGTCTCCCGAAGATCCGGTAATCCGTTATATTCCGGAATTTCGATTCGGGGACGCGGGGCATACCCGGGGCGTTAACCTGGGCCACCTGCTGACCCACACTTCCGGGGCCCCTTACCACAGTTATACCAACCTGGTGGAAGCCGGTCTGGACCTGACGGAAATCGCCGGGCGCTTTGACGAGGTTTCGCCCATCGGGAAGCCCGGTTCGGTATACAGTTATCAGAATGCGCTTTTTGCCCTTTCCGGGGAGATCATGGAACGGGTTACCGGGCAGCCCCTCGGCCGGCTGCTGGAAGAACGATTTTTCAAGCCGCTCGAGATGTGTGCCACTGGCACGGACCACGAATCCCTATTGAAAGCGGTAAATATAGCCCTTCCCCATACGAAGCGCCGGAAAGGCTGGCGCCCCCGGAAGCTGACGGACAATTACTACAACGCCATTGCGGCGGGCGGAATCAATGCCAGTGCCCTGGACATGGCCCAATGGATGCACCTGTTGTTGGGTCGTTATCCGGAAATCCTCAGTGAGGGCGCGCGGCAAATCGCATTCAATCCCCGCGTTGAAATACCAGGGCGCAGTAAATACTACCAGCGTTGGCCCGGTCATGTGTCTTCCCACTACGGATTTGGCTGGCGCATTCACAAATTCAGGGAAAAGGGTTCGGGGCAGTTGCAGACGATGGTACACCACGGAGGCAGCGTCAACGGGTTTCGCAACGAAATTGCCCTCTACCCGGAGTCAGAGCTGGGAATATGCGTCCTTTTAAACAGCCATTCCAGACTGGCTTCCCATGTGATCCCGGACCTCTACGAAATCGTGCGGGATATTCACTACTGTGCAGATTCTCACCTCGCATTGAATAACTGA
- the pxpB gene encoding 5-oxoprolinase subunit PxpB, which translates to MKPPPFRIKAYGPEAVLLEWPEAVSEDILTDVLGFADYLREHCLKDAAWELVPIYHSLLLFKGSKIDLEPFSRSLKKWFEQYPGPSQRTVQDWVLPVCYDPEFGPDLEDVAERLEIDTEEVIRRHCAQAYRVYGIGFLPGFLYLGGVPANLEVPRKENPRLKVARGSVGLASQQTGIYPQESPGGWNLIGRCPIPLFDPTRQPPCFIAQGDTVRFRPVSEAEFNLHRIEAEVGVYDFKKKYGHAKG; encoded by the coding sequence GTGAAACCCCCACCTTTCCGGATCAAGGCATACGGCCCGGAAGCTGTCCTGCTCGAGTGGCCGGAGGCTGTTAGTGAGGATATCCTTACGGACGTCCTCGGGTTTGCAGATTACCTCCGGGAACACTGCCTGAAGGACGCCGCTTGGGAATTGGTCCCGATTTACCACAGCCTGTTGCTTTTCAAAGGATCCAAAATAGACCTGGAACCTTTCAGCAGGTCTTTAAAGAAATGGTTTGAACAGTATCCCGGGCCCTCCCAAAGGACCGTGCAGGATTGGGTGCTGCCCGTGTGCTACGACCCGGAATTTGGCCCGGATCTCGAAGATGTGGCGGAACGACTTGAAATTGACACAGAAGAAGTTATCCGACGCCATTGTGCGCAGGCGTACCGGGTGTACGGAATAGGCTTCCTTCCCGGATTCCTGTACCTGGGCGGTGTGCCGGCCAACCTGGAGGTGCCCAGGAAGGAGAACCCCAGGCTCAAGGTAGCCAGGGGGTCCGTGGGGCTGGCCTCCCAGCAAACGGGGATCTACCCCCAGGAGTCACCGGGCGGCTGGAACCTGATCGGGCGTTGTCCGATCCCACTTTTCGACCCGACCCGCCAACCCCCATGCTTTATTGCCCAGGGAGATACCGTGCGTTTCCGGCCGGTTAGCGAGGCGGAGTTCAACCTCCACCGAATCGAAGCAGAGGTGGGGGTTTATGATTTTAAAAAGAAATACGGGCATGCTAAAGGTTAA